From a region of the Vanrija pseudolonga chromosome 2, complete sequence genome:
- the vps18 gene encoding Vacuolar protein sorting-associated protein 18, whose translation MSMLDDFVEHASGSSDAPRAAAAERLSHVEYEGFEPDANEADEVPSLVRALETGFVPSSRATHGLDPLFSLAVVQYSPPSDILTFTSANNILFLATHPLSVVIIDLNNPAELLSVDLPKPGADKGGGAAPDVSIRGLFADPTARHLIITTTTGDTFYLPITPGNPTTQSRRPRPLRVRHNITAVGWSPLRGVSADGSDAAKGDNITPPATDVLLGTANGVVLSLPLPPTDDIFKTVNLAMSKGGERDLQTVYTLPDGQAITGIAFGFWNAKSKRGDKRAWVVITTQERIYEVQGPVTTTVAGGKGGGWPEEVFKPVRESAPKFQELAGDVPRSELRVHVPSVVGQPATALPAPDAIAWLTAAGLYHSALSNKPTNDILFKPTLLPYPPAPEQSPTPVFGRGSGRQTPSKAPIPLSVAVTQWHFLLLFPDRVVAVARENDKVVWDEPLALAPGDQALGLAADPVSRTFWVYSARAIIEVVVTDEDRDVWRAKLDKGAFPSALEYARTPAQKDIVRSRQGDALYEEGKFMAAAQAYAESTRSFEYVSLRFVDANELDALRVYLAGRLGKLEKKDLTQRMMLATWLLEICLSKCNTLEDLIAAESATSDVENLQMERTMVEDDLQTFLKDHKANLDPSVVYELILGHGRTDLYLFYAELNKDHDKVVEHWIAEEEWTKAIDVLSRQDDIDLYYRFASLLIRNVPKETVDAWIKQQALSPRRLIPALLNQKSEPLETNQAVRYLEHVIHRQGSTDSTIYNLLLTIYASDPNPDDAPLLRFLSSVPDDPVTDRPYYDLDYALRLCKTHGRIRPCVQIYSRMGLYESSVNLALERGDIELAKVHADKPEEDDALRRKLWLKIGKYVVQEKGDIKEAMKFLESTDLVKIEDILPFFPDFVVIDDFKTEICTALEDYSARIEELKLEMDEATRSAESIKADIEALSTRFIAVEQSDKCWRCHQGITTRQFYVFPCQHSFHADCLIAMAMEYLPAPSLRRILHLQNELTSRSAVPGRQLLSQGFEGGTATPPRRANTAAGAAASAADFLLAVPGRKTLVAAGDKLRDLIVPDVLAQAVTAVGGSGRTRKKRDPDEEARAEAARKEIDSLVAGVCPLCEGSVAAIDKPFIREDEDLSDWAL comes from the exons atgtcgATGCTGGACGACT TCGTCGAGCATGCCTCAGGCTCGtcggacgcgccgcgcgctgccgccgccgagcgcctctCACACGTCGAGTATGAGGGGTTCGAGCCGGATgccaacgaggccgacgaggtgccgaGCCTTGTGCGGGCG CTCGAGACTGGCTTCGTGCCCTCTTCCCGCGCAACACACGGCCTCGACCCCCTCTTCTCGCTCGCCGTGGTGCAGTACTCGCCCCCGTCCGACATCCTCACCTTCACCTCGGCGAACAACATTctcttcctcgccacgcATCCCCTCTCGGTGGTCATCATCGACCTGAACAACCCCGCTGAGCTGCTATCTGTCGACTTGCCCAAGCCCGGCGCGgacaagggcggcggcgccgcgccggacgTGAGCATCCGTGGCCTGTTCGCTGACCCTACCGCCCGCCAtctcatcatcaccaccacgacgggcGACACGTTCTACCTTCCCATCACCCCAGGGAACCCGACGACCCAGTCGCGCAGGCCGCGTCCCTTGCGCGTCCGACACAACATCACTGCTGTCGGGTGGTCGCCGTTGCGCGGAGTTAGCGCCGATGGGAGCGATgcggccaagggcgacaACATCACGCCGCCTGCGACCGACGTGCTGCTGGGCACTGCGAACGGCGTGGTGCTGTCCCTCCCGCTTCCCCCAACCGACGACATTTTCAAGACGGTCAACCTGGCTATgagcaagggcggcgagcgagaccTCCAGACCGTGTATACCCTGCCTGATGGCCAGGCAATCACCGGCATCGCGTTTGGCTTCTGGAACGCCAAGTCCAAGCGCGGTGACAAACGCGCGTGGGTTGTCATCACTACCCAGGAGCGGATCTACGAGGTGCAAGGCCCCGTGACGACAacggtcgccggcggcaagggcggcggctggccaGAAGAAGTGTTCAAGCCGGTCCGCGAGAGCGCGCCAAAGTTCCAGGAGCTGGCAGGCGACGTGCCAAGGTCGGAACTGCGTGTTCATGTCCCGTCTGTCGTGGGCCAGCCCGCGACGGCTCTCCCTGCTCCCGACGCCATCGCCTGGCTCACCGCCGCGGGCCTGTACCATTCGGCTCTGTCCAACAAGCCAACAAACGACATCCTCTTCAAGCCAACGCTCTTGCCGTACCCCCCAGCTCCAGAGCAGAGTCCCACGCCTGTGTTCGGtcggggcagcggcaggcagACACCCAGCAAGGCACCAATACCGCTATCGGTCGCCGTCACACAGTGGCACTTCCTTCTCCTCTTCCCGGATCGCGTGGTTGCCGTCGCCCGCGAAAACGACAAGGTGGTATGGGACGAGCCCCTGGCTCTCGCACCTGGCGAtcaggcgctcggcctcgctgccgaccccGTGTCACGCACGTTCTGGGTGTACTCCGCCCGTGCGATCATCGAGGTTGTCGTCACGGACGAGGACCGTGATGTGTGGCGTGCCAAGCTGGACAAGGGCGCGTTCCCGTCAGCTCTCGAGTATGCCCGCACACCGGCACAGAAGGACATTGTCAGGTCACGCCAGGGCGACGCGCTGTACGAGGAGGGCAAGTTCATGGCCGCGGCACAGGCGtacgccgagtcgacgaggagtTTCGAGTATGTCTCCCTTCGGTTCGTGGACGCCAACGAGCTCGATGCTCTGAGGGTGTACCTTGCGGGTCGACTGGGAAAGTTAGAGAAGAAG GACCTCACCCAGCGCATGATGCTCGCGACATGGCTGCTCGAGATTTGCCTCAGCAAATGCAACACACTCGAGGACCTGATCGCTGCCGAGTCGGCCACGTCCGATGTCGAGAACCTGCAGATGGAGCGGACGATGGTGGAGGACGACCTGCAGACCTTCCTGAAGGACCACaaggccaacctcgaccccaGCGTGGTTTAcgagctcatcctcggccACGGCCGTACCGACCTCTACCTGTTCtacgccgagctcaacaaGGACCACGACAAGGTGGTCGAGCATTGgattgccgaggaggagtggACAAAGGCCATCGATGTGCTCAGTCGCCAGGACGACATCGACCTGTACTACCGCTTCGCCAGCTTGCTCATTCGTAACGTGCCAAAGGAAACTGTCGACGCGTGGATCAAGCAGCAGGCTCTGTCGCCTCGGCGTTTGATACCCGCCTTGTTGAACCAGAAATCGGAGCCACTGGAAACCAACCAGGCAGTGCGATACCTCGAGCATGTGATCCACCGCCAAGGATCGACAGACTCGACAATCTACAACCTGCTCCTGACGATCTACGCATCAGATCCCAACCCTGACGACGCCCCTCTACTCCGGTTCCTCTCCTCTGTCCCCGACGACCCAGTCACAGATCGCCCATACTACGACCTCGACTATGCCCTCCGTCTTTGTAAGACTCATGGCCGCATTCGCCCCTGCGTGCAGATTTACTCGCGTATGGGGTTGTACGAGAGCAGTGTCAACCTTGCGCTGGAGCGCGGAGACATTGAGCTTGCCAAGGTCCACGCCGACAAGCCCGAGGAAGACGATGCTCTACGCCGCAAACTCTGGCTCAAGATCGGCAAGTATGTGGTCCAGGAGAAGGGCGACATCAAAGAAGCGATGAAGTTCCTCGAGTcgaccgacctcgtcaagaTCGAGGACATCCTGCCCTTCTTCCCCGACTTTGTTGTCATTGACGACTTCAAGACTGAGATCTGCACGGCACTCGAGGACTACAGTGCGCGGATTGAGGAGCTCAAGCTTgagatggacgaggcgacgcggTCGGCTGAGTCGATCAAGGCCGACATCGAGGCGCTGTCTACGCGCTTTATTGCTGTCGAGCAGAGCGACAAGTGTTGGCGCTGCCACCAGGGCATCACGACACGACAGTTCTACGTCTTCCCGTGCCAACACTCGTTCCACGCCGACTGCCTTATCGCCATGGCGATGGAGTATCTCCCTGCACCATCACTTCGCCGCATCCTGCACCTGCAGAACGAGCTCACGTCACGGTCTGCAGTTCCAGGCCGCCAGCTCCTGTCCCAGGGCTTCGAGGGAGGGACAGCTACGCCACCACGGCGCGCCAACACGGCAGCGGGCGCCGCTGCTTCGGCCGCCGACTTCCTCCTCGCAGTACCGGGACGCAAGACACTGGTCGCCGCAGGAGACAAGCTGCGCGACCTCATCGTGCCCGATGTGCTCGCCCAGGCCGTCACTGCTGTCGGAGGATCGGGCAGAACGCGCAAAAAGCGGGATccggacgaggaggcccgTGCCGAGGCTGCACGCAAGGAGATCGACAGCCTTGTTGCTGGCGTTTGTCCCTTGTGTGAAGGGTCTGTCGCAGCGATCGACAAGCCGTTTAtccgcgaggacgaggacttGTCCGACTGGGCGCTGTGA
- the rad15_1 gene encoding General transcription and DNA repair factor IIH helicase subunit XPD produces the protein MTCRCSSPMREQYSYMCDLKKTLDAGGHCVLEMPSGTGKTVSLLSLIVSYMQKLTQQFYPNKRQLVYCSRTVPEIEKALAELKRLMEYRAEMGANDEGFRGLGLSSRKNLCLNPEVAKEKKGKIVDSRCRDLTSAYACEQGRADPGSVPLCSWHEELNNYETGNLIPPGVYTLDDVKQYGREKGVCPYFTIRRMMPYVDVIIYSFHYLLDPKVAEQVSQHLSKEAIVVFDEAHNIDNVCIESLSIDLTRPMLDSAARSVAKIGDKIDDIKKNDAQKLQDEYEKLVAGLSSARGEEDDLLANPVLSDDMISEAIPGNIRKAEHFIAFLKRFIEYLKTRMRVLHVVAETPQSFLAHLKEITYIEKRPLQFCAERLTSLIQTLNLTNIDEHYALQKIAGFATLVATYEKGFLLILEPYETEHATVANPIFHFTCLDPSLAIAPVFERFSSVVITSGTISPLEMYPKILQFQPVIEESYPMTLTRNAFLPMVITRGSDQVPISSRFEVRNDPAVVRNFGSILIDLARTVPDGVVAFFPSYLYMESIVSAWYDMGILSEVWKHKLLFVETPDAMETSIALKNYREACNNGRGAVMLSVARGKVSEGIDFDHNYGRAVIMFGIPYQYTESRILKARLEFLRDNHRIRENDYLTFDAMRHAAQCVGRVLRGKTDWGLMVFADKRFARQDKRSKLPRWINQYITDAHSNLSTDMAVVLAKKFIRQISQPFDHTQTGISLWTLDDILARQEQEKEEAAKAGAEITEAFGPAANGRPDDADVDMDHHFDIDDAVLAAVDLPDDV, from the exons ATGACCTGCCGGTGCTCTTCCCCTATGAGAG AGCAGTACTCGTACATGTGCGATCTGAAGAAGACGCTTGATGCCGGG GGACACTGCGTGCTCGAAATGCCCTCGGGAACAGGAAAGACTGTTTCTCTTCTGAGTTTGATCGTGTCGTACATGCAG AAGCTCACACAGCAGTTCTACCCAAACAAGCGTCAGCTGGTGTACTGCTCCCGAACAGTCCCAGAGATCGAGAAGGCGCTGGCCGAACTCAAGCGTCTCATGGAGTATCGTGCCGAGATGggcgccaacgacgagggcTTCCGCGGACTGGGATTGTCGAGTCGAAAGAACCTCTGCTTGAATcccgag GTGGCGAAagagaagaagggcaagattGTCGACTCGCGCTGTCGTGACTTGACATCCGCGTACGCGTGCGAGCAGGGAAGAGCGGACCCTGGCTCTGTGCCGCTCTGCTCTTGGCACGAAGAGCTGAACAACTACGAGACGGGCAACCTCATCCCGCCAGGCGTGTACACCCTCGACGATGTGAAGCAGTACGGACGCGAGAAGGGCGTCTGCCCGTACTTTACCATCCGTCGAATG ATGCCTTATGTCGACGTGATCATCTACTCGTTCCActacctcctcgaccccaaggtcgccgagcaggtctCGCAGCACCTCAGCAAGGAGGCGATTGTCGTGTTCGACGAGGCACACAACATCGACAATGTGTGCATCGAGTCGCTCTCTATCGACCTCACCCGCCCCATGTTGGACTCTGCGGCGCGCAGTGTCGCGAAAATCGGAGACAAGATCGACGATATCAAGAAGAACGATGCGCAGAAGCTGCAGGACGAGTACGAGAAGCTCGTGGCTGGgctgtcgagcgcgcgcggtgaAGAGGATGACCTGCTGGCTAATCCTGTCCTGTCGGACGACATGATCAGCGAGGCGATACCGGGCAACATTCGCAAGGCGGAGCACTTTATCGCGTTCTTGAAGCGCTTCATCGAATACCTCAAGACCCGCATGCGTGTGctccatgtcgtcgctgaGACGCCGCAATCCTTCCTTGCACACCTCAAGGAGATCACATACATCGAGAAGCGACCACTACAGTTCTGTGCAGAGCGCCTCACCTCGCTTATCCAGACGCTCAACCTCACCAATATCGATGAGCACTACGCGCTCCAGAAGATTGCAGGGTTTGCGACCCTGGTCGCCACGTACGAGAAGGGATTCCTTCTCATCCTGGAGCCCTACGAGACGGAGCATGCGACCGTCGCCAACCCCATCTTCCACTTCACCTGCCTTGACCCCTCGCTGGCCATCGCGCCAGTGTTCGAGCGGTTCAGCAGTGTCGTCATCACGTCGGGAACCATCTCCCCGCTCGAGATGTACCCCAAGATCCTGCAGTTCCAGCCCGTCATCGAGGAGTCCTACCCGATGACGCTTACACGAAACGCATTCTTGCCCATGGTCATCACCCGTGGCTCGGACCAGGTGCCCATCTCGTCGCGCTTCGAGGTGCGCAACGACCCCGCCGTGGTGCGAAACTTTGGCAGTATCCTCATCGACCTGGCGCGTACCGTGCCAGACGGTGTCGTCGCATTCTTCCCGTCCTACTTATACATGGAGTCGATCGTCAGCGCCTGGTACGATATGGGTATCCTCAGTGAGGTGTGGAAACACAAGCTACTGTTCGTCGAGACGCCCGACGCCATGGAGACGAGTATTGCGCTGAAGAACTACCGAGAG GCTTGCAACAACGGCCGTGGCGCTGTCATGCTGTCTGTCGCACGAGGCAAGGTGTCAGAGGGAATCGATTTCGATCA CAACTACGGTCGCGCAGTCATCATGTTCGGTATCCCATACCAGTACACCGAGAGTCGTATCCTcaaggcgcgcctcgagtTCCTTCGTGACAACCACAGGATTCGCGAGAACGACTACCTCACTTTCGATGCCATGCGACACGCCGCCCAGTGTGTAGGACGTGTCCTGCGAGGAAAGACCGACTGGGGATTGATGGTGTTTGCGGACAAG CGCTTCGCACGACAGGACAAGCGCTCCAAGCTGCCACGCTGGATCAACCAGTATATCACTGACGCCCACTCCAACCTGTCCACCGACATGGCAGTTGTCCTGGCCAAGAAGTTTATCCGCCAGATCTCGCAGCCCTTCGACCACACCCAGACGGGTATCTCGCTGTGGACTCTGGACGACATTCTCGCTAGGCAAgagcaggagaaggaggaggcggccaaggctgGCGCAGAGATTACCGAGGCGTTCGGACCAGCCGCCAACGGCCGtcccgacgacgccgacgtcgacatggaccACCACTTTGACATTGACGATGCGgtcctcgctgctgtcgaCCTGCCAGACGACGTATAG
- the rad15_1 gene encoding General transcription and DNA repair factor IIH helicase subunit XPD has product MTCRCSSPMREQYSYMCDLKKTLDAGGHCVLEMPSGTGKTVSLLSLIVSYMQFYPNKRQLVYCSRTVPEIEKALAELKRLMEYRAEMGANDEGFRGLGLSSRKNLCLNPEVAKEKKGKIVDSRCRDLTSAYACEQGRADPGSVPLCSWHEELNNYETGNLIPPGVYTLDDVKQYGREKGVCPYFTIRRMMPYVDVIIYSFHYLLDPKVAEQVSQHLSKEAIVVFDEAHNIDNVCIESLSIDLTRPMLDSAARSVAKIGDKIDDIKKNDAQKLQDEYEKLVAGLSSARGEEDDLLANPVLSDDMISEAIPGNIRKAEHFIAFLKRFIEYLKTRMRVLHVVAETPQSFLAHLKEITYIEKRPLQFCAERLTSLIQTLNLTNIDEHYALQKIAGFATLVATYEKGFLLILEPYETEHATVANPIFHFTCLDPSLAIAPVFERFSSVVITSGTISPLEMYPKILQFQPVIEESYPMTLTRNAFLPMVITRGSDQVPISSRFEVRNDPAVVRNFGSILIDLARTVPDGVVAFFPSYLYMESIVSAWYDMGILSEVWKHKLLFVETPDAMETSIALKNYREACNNGRGAVMLSVARGKVSEGIDFDHNYGRAVIMFGIPYQYTESRILKARLEFLRDNHRIRENDYLTFDAMRHAAQCVGRVLRGKTDWGLMVFADKRFARQDKRSKLPRWINQYITDAHSNLSTDMAVVLAKKFIRQISQPFDHTQTGISLWTLDDILARQEQEKEEAAKAGAEITEAFGPAANGRPDDADVDMDHHFDIDDAVLAAVDLPDDV; this is encoded by the exons ATGACCTGCCGGTGCTCTTCCCCTATGAGAG AGCAGTACTCGTACATGTGCGATCTGAAGAAGACGCTTGATGCCGGG GGACACTGCGTGCTCGAAATGCCCTCGGGAACAGGAAAGACTGTTTCTCTTCTGAGTTTGATCGTGTCGTACATGCAG TTCTACCCAAACAAGCGTCAGCTGGTGTACTGCTCCCGAACAGTCCCAGAGATCGAGAAGGCGCTGGCCGAACTCAAGCGTCTCATGGAGTATCGTGCCGAGATGggcgccaacgacgagggcTTCCGCGGACTGGGATTGTCGAGTCGAAAGAACCTCTGCTTGAATcccgag GTGGCGAAagagaagaagggcaagattGTCGACTCGCGCTGTCGTGACTTGACATCCGCGTACGCGTGCGAGCAGGGAAGAGCGGACCCTGGCTCTGTGCCGCTCTGCTCTTGGCACGAAGAGCTGAACAACTACGAGACGGGCAACCTCATCCCGCCAGGCGTGTACACCCTCGACGATGTGAAGCAGTACGGACGCGAGAAGGGCGTCTGCCCGTACTTTACCATCCGTCGAATG ATGCCTTATGTCGACGTGATCATCTACTCGTTCCActacctcctcgaccccaaggtcgccgagcaggtctCGCAGCACCTCAGCAAGGAGGCGATTGTCGTGTTCGACGAGGCACACAACATCGACAATGTGTGCATCGAGTCGCTCTCTATCGACCTCACCCGCCCCATGTTGGACTCTGCGGCGCGCAGTGTCGCGAAAATCGGAGACAAGATCGACGATATCAAGAAGAACGATGCGCAGAAGCTGCAGGACGAGTACGAGAAGCTCGTGGCTGGgctgtcgagcgcgcgcggtgaAGAGGATGACCTGCTGGCTAATCCTGTCCTGTCGGACGACATGATCAGCGAGGCGATACCGGGCAACATTCGCAAGGCGGAGCACTTTATCGCGTTCTTGAAGCGCTTCATCGAATACCTCAAGACCCGCATGCGTGTGctccatgtcgtcgctgaGACGCCGCAATCCTTCCTTGCACACCTCAAGGAGATCACATACATCGAGAAGCGACCACTACAGTTCTGTGCAGAGCGCCTCACCTCGCTTATCCAGACGCTCAACCTCACCAATATCGATGAGCACTACGCGCTCCAGAAGATTGCAGGGTTTGCGACCCTGGTCGCCACGTACGAGAAGGGATTCCTTCTCATCCTGGAGCCCTACGAGACGGAGCATGCGACCGTCGCCAACCCCATCTTCCACTTCACCTGCCTTGACCCCTCGCTGGCCATCGCGCCAGTGTTCGAGCGGTTCAGCAGTGTCGTCATCACGTCGGGAACCATCTCCCCGCTCGAGATGTACCCCAAGATCCTGCAGTTCCAGCCCGTCATCGAGGAGTCCTACCCGATGACGCTTACACGAAACGCATTCTTGCCCATGGTCATCACCCGTGGCTCGGACCAGGTGCCCATCTCGTCGCGCTTCGAGGTGCGCAACGACCCCGCCGTGGTGCGAAACTTTGGCAGTATCCTCATCGACCTGGCGCGTACCGTGCCAGACGGTGTCGTCGCATTCTTCCCGTCCTACTTATACATGGAGTCGATCGTCAGCGCCTGGTACGATATGGGTATCCTCAGTGAGGTGTGGAAACACAAGCTACTGTTCGTCGAGACGCCCGACGCCATGGAGACGAGTATTGCGCTGAAGAACTACCGAGAG GCTTGCAACAACGGCCGTGGCGCTGTCATGCTGTCTGTCGCACGAGGCAAGGTGTCAGAGGGAATCGATTTCGATCA CAACTACGGTCGCGCAGTCATCATGTTCGGTATCCCATACCAGTACACCGAGAGTCGTATCCTcaaggcgcgcctcgagtTCCTTCGTGACAACCACAGGATTCGCGAGAACGACTACCTCACTTTCGATGCCATGCGACACGCCGCCCAGTGTGTAGGACGTGTCCTGCGAGGAAAGACCGACTGGGGATTGATGGTGTTTGCGGACAAG CGCTTCGCACGACAGGACAAGCGCTCCAAGCTGCCACGCTGGATCAACCAGTATATCACTGACGCCCACTCCAACCTGTCCACCGACATGGCAGTTGTCCTGGCCAAGAAGTTTATCCGCCAGATCTCGCAGCCCTTCGACCACACCCAGACGGGTATCTCGCTGTGGACTCTGGACGACATTCTCGCTAGGCAAgagcaggagaaggaggaggcggccaaggctgGCGCAGAGATTACCGAGGCGTTCGGACCAGCCGCCAACGGCCGtcccgacgacgccgacgtcgacatggaccACCACTTTGACATTGACGATGCGgtcctcgctgctgtcgaCCTGCCAGACGACGTATAG
- the nuo14.8 gene encoding NADH-ubiquinone oxidoreductase 14 subunit has translation MSMFPARLARKVTIATTREEARVRVIDAYRAWYRSAPEICALYALNVSPSALRLKFRQDFEKNRNIDDLAVINVLLHKNQQEYQETMNCWKQEPHLLHWFKQYEDPAKPVSFLDKFYSGRDDPKQVASF, from the exons ATGTCCATGTTCCCAGCGCGCCTGGCCCGCAAGGTCACCATCGCCACGACgagggaggaggcgcgcgtTCGCGTCATCGACGCCTACCGCGCGTGGTACCGCTCCGCGCCCGAGATCTGCGCGCTCTACGCCCTCAACGTCTCGCCGTCCGCTCTCCGTCTCAAGTTCCGCCAGGACTTTGAGAAGAACCGCAACATTGACGACTTGGCCGTCATCAACGTCCTCCTCCACAAGAACCAGCAGGAGTACCAGGAGACGATGAACTGCTGGAAGCAGGAG ccccacctcctccactGGTTCAAGCAGTACGAGGACCCAGCAAAACCCGTCTCATTCCTCGACAAATTCTACAGCGGACGCGACGACCCCAAGCAGGTCGCCTCCTTCTAA